The nucleotide window TATCGGAATAACAGATTCAAATGTTGATCCATCTTTGGTTGACTTTGGAATTCCAGCTAATGATGATTCAACTAAATCAATCACATTAATTTTTACTATTTTAGCTGATGCAATTTCATCAGCAAAAGGTGGTAAAAAACTTTTTGCATATCAGCCTGATGAGCAAATTATTTTGCCAGAAGATCCTGAAAAAGAGCAAAAACAGCTAAGATTTCGCCGTAATTCATTCGATAAATTTGAAAAATTTGATAAATCAAAAAGCAAATCAGCCGATAAAAAAGTACAAAATCCTAGCCAGTCTAGCGAATCTAAAATTGCATAATTAATAAAAAAGGAGTAAAAAATGTTAAAAATAGATAAATTAGCAAAAATTAAAGAATTAAGAGAAATTACGGATGCTCCTTTTGTTGATTGCAAAACAGCTCTTGAAAATTCTGACTATGAAATAAACGGTGCTATTAAATGACTTCACGAAAACGGTAAGTCAAAAGCACTAAAAAAAGCTGACCGTATTGCCGCTGAAGGTTTAGTTTTAGCAACTAAATGTGAAAAACATGCCCTAATTTTTGAACTTAATTCAGAAACAGACTTTGTTGCTAAAAATCAAAACTTTGTAAAACTTCAAGGTGAAATTGCCAAATTACTTCTAGAAAATGACTTTGATAATTTAGAAACAGCTTTAACTATTAAAAATCAAGATTCCCGTACAATTGCAGAAATGTTAATCGAATCTACCGCAACTATGGGTGAAAAAATAACCTTGCGTCGTGTACTAAAAACCAAAATTTTAGAAGGACAAAAAGTTGGGCTTTATACACATTCTAACGGACAAATTGCTTCTGTTGTTGTTTTAGATGGTGGAAATTGCACTATTGCAAAAGATATTTCTATGCATGTTTCAGCTCTAAAACCAGAATTTAATTTTGAGTCCGATTTGCCTCAAGAAAGACTTGCAGAAATCAATCAAAAAGTTGAAGATTCACTTGCCTTAGATAAGAATTTTGAAAAGAAACCTGAAGAAATCAAGCAAAAAATTAAACGTGGTAAGATTGAAAAAGAATTGTCAGAATTCGTTCTTGAATTTCAACCTTTAGCAACGGATAGCGCCATTTCTGTTGGTAAATATTTAGAACAAAATTCTGCTAAATTAGTCCAAGCTGTTCGCTTTGAAGTTGGTGAAGGCATCGAAAAACAAGCTGTCGATTTTTATACAGAAGTTAATTCTCAAATAAAAGAAGCTAAATAATCATTAATTTAAAATCAAAAAATATAAAGAAAGGTATAAAATTTTTCCTGTTTTTTTAGGAAAAATTTTCTATTTTTAAAATGTTAGATTTTTTGACCAATAGAATCCAGTCATCTTTAAAAAAAATTCAGAAATCTGTAACCATTAATGAGCAAGATTTAGCAGAAATTATTCGTGAAATTCGTCTTGCTTTACTTGAGGCTGACGTTAATTTATTAGTTGTTAAAAACTTTATTGCTCAGGTAAAAAATCAGGTTTTAACAAACGGGCTGACTTCCAAACTTAATCTCCAACAAGAATTTTTGAAAATATTACACCAAAATTTAGTTTCAGTTCTTGGAGTTAGTGCAAAACCTATTAATTTTGCTAAAAAACCAACAACAATAATGCTAGTTGGTCTTCAAGGTTCAGGAAAAACTACAACTACGGCAAAACTTGCAGTTTATGCTCGTCAAAAAAATTTTTCAAAAAAAATTTTACTAGTAGCTTGTGATACTTACCGTCCTGCTGCGATTGATCAATTGAAACAATTAGGAAAACAAGTTTCAATTGATGTTTTTTATATTGAAAAAACTCCTGTTGAAATTGCAAAAGATGCCCTAATTTATAGCAGAAATAACAATTATGACCTTGTTATTTTTGACACCGCCGGTCGTCTTTCAATTAATTCTGAACTGATGACTGAGTTAGTTGAAATTAAAAAAGCTGTAAAACCTGATCAAATTCTTTTTGTTCTTGATGCCCTTTCTGGTCAAGATATAATAAATGTTGCCGAAACTTTTCATAAAGAAATTAATTTAACTGGGTCAATTATTACAAAATTAGACTCAAATGCACGTGCAGGAGCGGCTCTTTCCATCACACATTTGCTTAAAATTCCGATTTTATTTATTGGTTCAGGTGAAAAAATTTCTGCCTTAGAACTATTTCACCCAAACAGAATCGCTGATCGAATTTTAGGTATGGGTGATGTGATGTCACTTTTAGAACAAGCCGAAGAAAATATTGACAAACAAACCGTTAAAAAATTGTCTCATCGTATGTTTTCTGGTCAATTTAATTTAGATGACCTCCTAAATAGTCTTGCTCAAATTCAAAAAATTGGAAAATTTTCGAAAATAATAAAAATGATTCCTGGATTATCGGGCAAAATTAACGCAAGTCAGATTGATGAAGTTGAGCAAAAAATGAAACTTTATAAAATTTTAATCTCATCAATGACTCATGAAGAACGCAAAAAACCAAAACTTTTAAAAAATCCATCTCGCAGGAATCGAATTATTCGCGGTTCAGGTCGAACAGGTGCTGAATTTAACCGTTTAATTAATGAGTTTGAATCAATGTCCAAAAAAATGTCTGAATTTTCATCAAAAAATATTAATTTTGACTCATTTTTTAAATAAAAAAGAAAATTAAAAGGATAAATTATGGCCAAATTTGAAAACTACCAATTTTTTATTAATTATCTAAAGAATTTAGGATTTATTTTTCCTAGTTCACAAATTTATGGAGGTTTAGCAAATTCTTATGATTATGGCCACCTTGGTGTTCTTTTAGCTAAAAATATTGAAAATTTTTGGGCTGATTTTTTCATAAACAAAGATCTTAGTGCCTTTTTTATTGACACAAAAATTTTGCTAAACCCAAAAGTTTGACAAGCCTCAGGTCATCTTGAAAATTTTAGCGACTTGCTAGTTGAAAATAAAATTAATAAAAAACGTTATCGTGTTGACCATTTGTTTGAAAATAATTTTCCAAATTTAATTTTTGAAAAATTAAATCAACAAGAAATTCAGCAATATTTGGCTAAAA belongs to Mesomycoplasma ovipneumoniae and includes:
- the tsf gene encoding translation elongation factor Ts, with the translated sequence MLKIDKLAKIKELREITDAPFVDCKTALENSDYEINGAIKWLHENGKSKALKKADRIAAEGLVLATKCEKHALIFELNSETDFVAKNQNFVKLQGEIAKLLLENDFDNLETALTIKNQDSRTIAEMLIESTATMGEKITLRRVLKTKILEGQKVGLYTHSNGQIASVVVLDGGNCTIAKDISMHVSALKPEFNFESDLPQERLAEINQKVEDSLALDKNFEKKPEEIKQKIKRGKIEKELSEFVLEFQPLATDSAISVGKYLEQNSAKLVQAVRFEVGEGIEKQAVDFYTEVNSQIKEAK
- the ffh gene encoding signal recognition particle protein; its protein translation is MLDFLTNRIQSSLKKIQKSVTINEQDLAEIIREIRLALLEADVNLLVVKNFIAQVKNQVLTNGLTSKLNLQQEFLKILHQNLVSVLGVSAKPINFAKKPTTIMLVGLQGSGKTTTTAKLAVYARQKNFSKKILLVACDTYRPAAIDQLKQLGKQVSIDVFYIEKTPVEIAKDALIYSRNNNYDLVIFDTAGRLSINSELMTELVEIKKAVKPDQILFVLDALSGQDIINVAETFHKEINLTGSIITKLDSNARAGAALSITHLLKIPILFIGSGEKISALELFHPNRIADRILGMGDVMSLLEQAEENIDKQTVKKLSHRMFSGQFNLDDLLNSLAQIQKIGKFSKIIKMIPGLSGKINASQIDEVEQKMKLYKILISSMTHEERKKPKLLKNPSRRNRIIRGSGRTGAEFNRLINEFESMSKKMSEFSSKNINFDSFFK